A genome region from Panicum virgatum strain AP13 chromosome 4K, P.virgatum_v5, whole genome shotgun sequence includes the following:
- the LOC120703888 gene encoding ADP-ribosylation factor GTPase-activating protein AGD12-like isoform X1, which translates to MSSGDGAKSRRTASDGMRKLRELMHKSDNLICADCSAPDPKWASANIGVFICLKCSGVHRSLGTHVSKVLSVTLDQWTDDEINSMIEVGGNSYANAIYEAFLPEGYHKPHPDSSQEERADFIRSKYESQEFLKPRLRIVSSNSSLEATYSRKHTVSNASHSASFNSEAGMVEFIGILKVKVIRGTKLAVRDLISSDPYVVLTLGQQKAKTSVVKRNLNPVWNEELKLSVPQQYGPLKLQVFDYDMLSKDDKMGEAEIDLQPMISAATAFGDADLLADMQIGKWLKSPDNALARDSPVNVVNGKVKQEVSLKLQNVESGEVDLELEWIPLNQ; encoded by the exons aTGAGCAGCGGAGACGGTGCAAAGAGCAGGAGGACTGCCTCAG ATGGGATGAGGAAGCTCAGAGAGTTGATGCACAAAAGCGACAACCTCATATGTGCTGACTGCAGTGCACCTGATCCCAAATGGGC ATCAGCTAATATAGGAGTATTCATATGCTTAAAATGCTCTGGTGTTCACAGAAGCCTTGGGACACATGTTTCAAAG GTTCTGTCAGTCACTCTAGATCAATGGACTGATGATGAAATTAACTCAATGATAGAAGTTGGTGGAAACTCTTACGCTAATGCTATATATGAAGCATTTCTTCCAGAGGGCTATCACAAACCGCATCCAGATTCTAGCCAGGAAGAGAGAGCTGATTTTATCAG GTCCAAGTATGAGTCGCAAGAATTTCTGAAGCCAAGACTAAGGATAGTTTCTAGTAACAGCTCTTTGGAGGCTACCTACTCTCGAAAACATACGGTCAGCAATGCTTCACATTCTGCAAGTTTCAACAGTGAG GCTGGCATGGTTGAGTTTATTGGAATACTAAAAGTTAAAGTAATAAGAGGGACTAAATTAGCTGTAAGAGACCTGATAAGTAGTGACCCCTATGTTGTACTGACCCTAGGGCAGCAG AAAGCAAAGACATCAGTGGTTAAGCGTAATCTAAATCCTGTTTGGAATGAAGAACTTAAGCTGTCAGTTCCTCAGCAATATGGACCTCTCAAGCTT CAAGTGTTTGACTATGACATGCTATCGAAGGACGACAAAATGGGTGAGGCTGAAATTGACCTGCAGCCGATGATCAGtgcagctactgcgttcggtgATGCTGACCTGCTCGCAGACATGCAGATCGGCAAATGGCTCAAGTCCCCGGACAATGCGCTTGCCAGGGACAGCCCTGTCAATGTCGTCAATGGCAAGGTGAAGCAGGAGGTCTCGTTGAAGCTACAGAACGTGGAGTCCGGGGAGGTGgacctggagctggagtggaTACCTCTCAATCAGTAG
- the LOC120703888 gene encoding ADP-ribosylation factor GTPase-activating protein AGD12-like isoform X2, with protein MRKLRELMHKSDNLICADCSAPDPKWASANIGVFICLKCSGVHRSLGTHVSKVLSVTLDQWTDDEINSMIEVGGNSYANAIYEAFLPEGYHKPHPDSSQEERADFIRSKYESQEFLKPRLRIVSSNSSLEATYSRKHTVSNASHSASFNSEAGMVEFIGILKVKVIRGTKLAVRDLISSDPYVVLTLGQQKAKTSVVKRNLNPVWNEELKLSVPQQYGPLKLQVFDYDMLSKDDKMGEAEIDLQPMISAATAFGDADLLADMQIGKWLKSPDNALARDSPVNVVNGKVKQEVSLKLQNVESGEVDLELEWIPLNQ; from the exons ATGAGGAAGCTCAGAGAGTTGATGCACAAAAGCGACAACCTCATATGTGCTGACTGCAGTGCACCTGATCCCAAATGGGC ATCAGCTAATATAGGAGTATTCATATGCTTAAAATGCTCTGGTGTTCACAGAAGCCTTGGGACACATGTTTCAAAG GTTCTGTCAGTCACTCTAGATCAATGGACTGATGATGAAATTAACTCAATGATAGAAGTTGGTGGAAACTCTTACGCTAATGCTATATATGAAGCATTTCTTCCAGAGGGCTATCACAAACCGCATCCAGATTCTAGCCAGGAAGAGAGAGCTGATTTTATCAG GTCCAAGTATGAGTCGCAAGAATTTCTGAAGCCAAGACTAAGGATAGTTTCTAGTAACAGCTCTTTGGAGGCTACCTACTCTCGAAAACATACGGTCAGCAATGCTTCACATTCTGCAAGTTTCAACAGTGAG GCTGGCATGGTTGAGTTTATTGGAATACTAAAAGTTAAAGTAATAAGAGGGACTAAATTAGCTGTAAGAGACCTGATAAGTAGTGACCCCTATGTTGTACTGACCCTAGGGCAGCAG AAAGCAAAGACATCAGTGGTTAAGCGTAATCTAAATCCTGTTTGGAATGAAGAACTTAAGCTGTCAGTTCCTCAGCAATATGGACCTCTCAAGCTT CAAGTGTTTGACTATGACATGCTATCGAAGGACGACAAAATGGGTGAGGCTGAAATTGACCTGCAGCCGATGATCAGtgcagctactgcgttcggtgATGCTGACCTGCTCGCAGACATGCAGATCGGCAAATGGCTCAAGTCCCCGGACAATGCGCTTGCCAGGGACAGCCCTGTCAATGTCGTCAATGGCAAGGTGAAGCAGGAGGTCTCGTTGAAGCTACAGAACGTGGAGTCCGGGGAGGTGgacctggagctggagtggaTACCTCTCAATCAGTAG